The following proteins are co-located in the Streptomyces sp. DT2A-34 genome:
- a CDS encoding ABC transporter ATP-binding protein has product MTMFRAGSRTTHDKEPAAEALRLVKVTKTYGSHDSAVTALDGVTLGLGRGTFTAVMGPSGSGKTTLLHCAAGLDRPDSGIVRVDGTELTGGGEAELTKFRRGRIGFVFQQYNLLETLTVAQNTVLPLKLAGQRVDRERAKEVLTSVGLGDRLGHRPGQLSGGQRQRVAIARALVTAPRVIFADEPTGALDTRSARDVLRLLQQAVRVHGRTVVMVTHDPVAASYADSVLFLADGRLAGRMDAPAADAVAERLAHLGDNVGTGV; this is encoded by the coding sequence ATGACGATGTTTCGCGCAGGCTCGCGAACGACGCACGACAAGGAGCCCGCCGCCGAGGCGCTCCGGCTCGTCAAGGTCACCAAGACCTACGGTTCACACGACAGCGCCGTGACCGCTCTGGACGGGGTCACCCTCGGTCTGGGGCGGGGCACCTTCACGGCGGTGATGGGGCCGTCGGGGTCCGGCAAGACCACGCTGCTGCACTGCGCGGCCGGGCTCGACCGGCCCGACAGCGGCATCGTGCGGGTGGACGGCACCGAGCTGACCGGGGGCGGCGAGGCCGAGCTGACGAAGTTCCGGCGGGGGCGGATCGGATTCGTGTTCCAGCAGTACAACCTGCTGGAGACGCTGACCGTCGCGCAGAACACGGTGTTGCCGCTCAAGCTCGCCGGGCAGCGCGTGGACCGCGAGCGGGCCAAGGAGGTCCTGACCTCCGTCGGCCTCGGCGACCGGCTCGGGCACCGCCCCGGCCAGTTGTCCGGCGGTCAGCGGCAGCGCGTGGCGATCGCCCGTGCCCTGGTGACGGCGCCCCGGGTGATCTTCGCTGACGAGCCGACCGGCGCCCTGGACACGCGCAGCGCACGCGACGTACTGCGGTTGCTCCAGCAGGCGGTGCGGGTGCACGGCCGGACCGTGGTGATGGTGACCCACGACCCCGTCGCCGCCTCGTACGCGGACTCGGTGCTGTTCCTGGCGGACGGCCGGCTGGCGGGCCGGATGGACGCCCCGGCGGCCGACGCGGTGGCCGAACGCCTCGCGCACCTGGGCGACAACGTGGGGACGGGGGTCTGA
- a CDS encoding FtsX-like permease family protein has product MFLPAMRSIRHRPGRFLATLLSAFLGAAIIMTFNSMHDTAAQDGVDATSAETLSTAAGVVGGYGTLLVFFAVASALTVNVRQRAAELALLRCSGATPAQLKRMVVGEAVVVAVVGAALAIGPAMLGGRALLKVFQDSGQVAESVDHSFGPIALITGIDITLLASAGAAFLAVRRATRGQERRGGARKFLAYAALLTGAVSVSSTFVFSATDAALMAPPAYGAILLSVGFALMAPRLLEGVSARLPLSGASGWLAVRNLRERAGQLAGILVSLILFTAVATATLTMQAVESDAVEASGLTKSVDAKNLETLNLTVVGIIVVFVWVMLINSLYAATSYRVREFGQQRLAGATPGQVLGMVGAETLILTVTGVLFGMVAALAGIVPFTMVRTDGVLPGEVYGIGAAVVAAAAAVTLGTSLVTARRMLRTAAVGAVAVAS; this is encoded by the coding sequence ATGTTCCTGCCGGCCATGCGGTCGATACGGCACCGTCCCGGGCGGTTCCTCGCGACCCTGCTGTCCGCGTTCCTCGGCGCGGCGATCATCATGACGTTCAACTCGATGCACGACACGGCGGCGCAGGACGGCGTCGACGCGACCAGCGCGGAGACGCTGTCCACCGCGGCGGGCGTCGTCGGCGGCTACGGCACCCTGCTGGTGTTCTTCGCCGTCGCCTCGGCCCTGACGGTCAACGTCCGTCAGCGCGCTGCCGAGTTGGCGCTGCTGCGCTGCTCGGGGGCGACTCCGGCGCAGCTCAAGCGGATGGTGGTCGGCGAGGCGGTGGTCGTGGCGGTGGTGGGCGCGGCGCTGGCGATCGGCCCGGCGATGCTGGGGGGTCGGGCGCTGCTGAAGGTGTTCCAGGACAGCGGCCAGGTCGCCGAGTCCGTCGACCATTCCTTCGGCCCGATCGCGCTCATCACGGGCATCGACATCACGCTGCTCGCGTCGGCGGGCGCCGCCTTCCTCGCCGTACGGCGGGCGACGCGCGGGCAAGAACGGCGAGGCGGGGCACGGAAGTTCCTCGCGTACGCCGCGCTGCTCACCGGTGCGGTGTCCGTCTCCTCCACCTTCGTCTTCTCGGCGACGGACGCGGCCCTGATGGCGCCGCCCGCCTACGGGGCGATCCTGCTGTCGGTGGGCTTCGCGCTGATGGCGCCGCGGCTGCTGGAGGGCGTGTCGGCCCGGCTGCCGCTGAGCGGGGCGAGCGGCTGGCTGGCCGTACGGAATCTGCGGGAGCGGGCCGGTCAACTGGCCGGGATCCTGGTGTCGCTGATCCTGTTCACGGCGGTGGCCACGGCCACGCTCACCATGCAGGCGGTGGAGAGCGACGCCGTAGAGGCCTCCGGCCTGACGAAGTCGGTCGACGCCAAGAACCTCGAGACGCTCAACCTCACGGTCGTCGGCATCATCGTGGTCTTCGTCTGGGTGATGCTGATCAACTCGCTTTACGCGGCGACGAGTTACCGCGTCCGGGAGTTCGGTCAACAGCGCCTGGCGGGCGCGACCCCGGGACAGGTGCTCGGGATGGTGGGCGCCGAGACGCTGATCCTGACCGTCACCGGAGTCCTCTTCGGCATGGTGGCCGCGCTGGCCGGGATCGTCCCGTTCACCATGGTCCGCACCGACGGGGTGCTGCCGGGCGAGGTCTACGGCATCGGTGCCGCGGTGGTCGCGGCCGCGGCGGCGGTGACGCTGGGGACGAGCCTGGTCACGGCCCGGCGGATGCTGCGCACTGCGGCGGTCGGGGCGGTCGCGGTGGCGTCATGA
- a CDS encoding MoxR family ATPase, whose protein sequence is MFTSVDDVSARLAETGYLASSAVATTVFLADRLGKPLLVEGPAGVGKTELAKAVAEVAGARLVRLQCYEGVDESRALYEWNHAKQLLRISAGRDETWDETRTDIFSEEFLLTRPLLTAIRGEDPKVLLIDETDKADVEVEGLLLEVLSDFQVTVPELGTITATRRPFVVLTSNASRELSEALRRRCLFLHFGFPDEELERRIVRLKVPGLDETLARSVVRVVGALRAMDLRKVPSVAETIDWARTLLALGADTLDETVVQASLGVLLKHQDDILKASAKLDLDTLDTLDAL, encoded by the coding sequence TTGTTCACATCCGTCGACGACGTCTCCGCACGTCTGGCCGAGACCGGCTATCTCGCCTCGTCCGCCGTCGCCACGACCGTCTTCCTCGCCGACCGTCTCGGCAAGCCACTCCTGGTGGAGGGCCCCGCCGGGGTCGGCAAGACGGAGCTGGCCAAGGCCGTCGCCGAGGTCGCCGGGGCGCGGCTCGTGCGCCTGCAGTGCTACGAGGGGGTCGACGAGTCCCGGGCGCTGTACGAGTGGAACCATGCCAAGCAGCTGCTGCGCATCAGCGCGGGCCGCGACGAGACGTGGGACGAGACGCGCACGGACATCTTCAGCGAGGAGTTCCTGCTCACCCGGCCGCTGCTGACGGCCATCCGGGGCGAGGACCCCAAGGTGCTGCTGATCGACGAGACCGACAAGGCGGACGTCGAGGTGGAGGGCCTGCTCCTGGAGGTGCTCAGCGACTTCCAGGTGACCGTGCCCGAGCTGGGCACCATCACCGCGACGCGCCGCCCGTTCGTCGTCCTCACCTCCAACGCGAGCCGGGAGCTGTCCGAGGCGCTGCGCCGCCGCTGCCTCTTCCTGCACTTCGGCTTCCCCGACGAGGAGCTGGAGCGCCGGATCGTACGGCTGAAGGTGCCGGGGCTCGACGAGACGCTGGCCCGCTCGGTCGTACGGGTCGTGGGTGCGCTGCGGGCGATGGACCTGCGCAAGGTGCCGTCGGTCGCCGAGACCATCGACTGGGCGCGCACGCTGCTCGCGCTCGGCGCCGACACCCTGGACGAGACGGTCGTACAGGCCAGCCTCGGCGTGCTCCTCAAGCACCAGGACGACATCCTCAAGGCGTCCGCCAAGCTGGACCTGGACACCCTGGACACCCTGGACGCCCTGTGA
- a CDS encoding VWA domain-containing protein has protein sequence MTTPAGVAERLTSLVGALRAHGVRIGTGETVDAARAVEALGLADRELLREGLAATLLHGTGQRQVFDPVFDLYFPRGVGGPEQKAAGRDDLRERLAAALTADDRAMMSRLAVEAVDGFGGYGSSPESDGWSSYQALERLRPQTLLARVRDNVRSRGGSSGFADRLLEDEIRQRIEVFRAMVAAEARRRVAERRGRDEIARRAVTPTADRVDFLFAGKAQLAELRRAVQPLARKLATRLAARRRRASRGSIDLRRTLRGSLSTGGVPMKPVLRRRRPVRPELVLLCDVSGSVSGFSDFTMLLVQALHDQFSKVRVFAFVNRIDEVTGLLERGTADPEGLSARIEAEATLTGYHGSSDYGMALGEFAERYGDAVGPRTTVFVLGDARTNMSDPNLPAVREIAERARRVYWLNPEQRSRWGTGDSAAPAYAELVEMHECRTARQLSTLVARLLPV, from the coding sequence GTGACCACACCCGCGGGCGTCGCCGAGCGGCTGACGTCCCTCGTCGGCGCCCTGCGCGCGCACGGCGTCCGGATCGGTACCGGCGAGACCGTGGACGCGGCGCGGGCGGTGGAGGCGCTCGGCCTCGCGGACCGGGAGCTGCTGCGCGAGGGGCTGGCGGCGACACTGCTGCACGGCACCGGCCAGCGGCAGGTGTTCGACCCGGTCTTCGACCTGTACTTTCCGCGCGGGGTCGGCGGTCCGGAGCAGAAGGCCGCCGGACGGGACGATCTGCGCGAACGGCTGGCGGCCGCACTCACCGCCGACGACCGGGCGATGATGAGCCGGTTGGCGGTCGAGGCGGTCGACGGTTTCGGTGGCTACGGTTCCTCGCCGGAGTCGGACGGCTGGTCGTCGTACCAGGCACTGGAACGGCTGCGCCCGCAGACCCTGCTCGCCCGCGTCCGCGACAACGTCCGGTCGCGGGGCGGTAGTTCGGGGTTCGCCGACCGGCTGCTGGAGGACGAGATCCGGCAGCGCATCGAGGTGTTCCGGGCGATGGTGGCCGCGGAGGCGCGGCGCCGGGTCGCCGAGCGGCGCGGCCGCGACGAGATCGCCCGGCGGGCAGTGACGCCGACCGCCGACCGGGTGGACTTCCTGTTCGCCGGGAAGGCTCAACTGGCCGAGCTGCGCCGGGCGGTTCAGCCGCTCGCCCGCAAGCTCGCGACCCGGCTCGCGGCCCGTCGCCGCCGTGCCTCCAGGGGCTCGATCGATCTACGGCGGACCCTGCGCGGGTCGCTGTCGACGGGTGGGGTGCCGATGAAGCCGGTGCTGCGCCGGCGGCGTCCCGTCCGGCCCGAACTGGTGCTGCTGTGCGATGTGTCGGGCTCGGTGTCCGGGTTCTCGGACTTCACGATGCTGCTGGTGCAGGCTCTGCACGACCAGTTCAGCAAGGTGCGCGTGTTCGCCTTCGTCAACCGGATCGACGAGGTGACCGGGCTGCTCGAGCGCGGCACCGCCGACCCGGAAGGGCTCAGTGCTCGCATCGAGGCGGAGGCCACGCTCACCGGCTACCACGGCAGCAGCGACTACGGCATGGCGCTGGGCGAATTCGCCGAGCGCTACGGCGACGCGGTCGGCCCGCGCACGACCGTGTTCGTCCTCGGCGACGCCCGCACCAACATGAGCGACCCGAACCTGCCGGCCGTCCGGGAGATCGCCGAACGGGCGCGCCGCGTCTACTGGTTGAACCCCGAACAGCGCTCCCGCTGGGGCACCGGTGACTCCGCCGCGCCCGCCTACGCCGAGCTGGTCGAGATGCACGAGTGCCGCACCGCCCGGCAGCTCAGCACGCTGGTGGCGCGCCTGCTGCCGGTGTGA
- a CDS encoding NAD(P)-dependent alcohol dehydrogenase: MKAVVQDRYGSADTLEFRDFDTPVPAADEVLVRVHAASVNAYDWHLMHGDPKIARLAFGLSRPKARVRGRDFAGRVEAVGSGVVGLEPGDEVFGEADGAFAEFVCAKDGMVGPKPANLTFEQAAAIPLAGNTALIGLRDVGRVQRGQTVLVNGASGGVGTFAVQLAKAYGAEVTAVCSTRNVDLVRSLGADHVIDYTREDFTRGGRRYDVVLDLVGNHSLAEFRRAITPTGTLVLSGGGVYEGGSVVGPMGLFFKRRLAAPFARQRLLELPARQSRANLAALRELAESGKIAPVVERTYPLSEAAEAIRYVEVEHARAKVVVTV; the protein is encoded by the coding sequence ATGAAGGCAGTGGTGCAGGACCGCTACGGCTCGGCGGACACGCTGGAGTTCAGGGACTTCGACACTCCGGTGCCGGCGGCCGACGAGGTGCTGGTGCGGGTGCACGCGGCCTCGGTCAACGCCTACGACTGGCACCTGATGCACGGCGACCCGAAGATCGCCCGTCTGGCGTTCGGACTCTCCAGGCCGAAGGCCAGGGTCCGGGGCCGGGACTTCGCCGGCCGCGTCGAAGCGGTGGGCAGCGGGGTCGTGGGGCTCGAGCCCGGCGACGAGGTGTTCGGCGAGGCCGACGGCGCCTTCGCGGAGTTCGTGTGCGCCAAGGACGGCATGGTGGGCCCGAAGCCGGCCAACCTGACCTTCGAGCAGGCGGCCGCGATACCCCTGGCGGGGAACACCGCCCTCATCGGACTGCGGGACGTGGGCCGGGTGCAGCGGGGCCAGACGGTCCTGGTCAACGGTGCGTCGGGCGGTGTGGGCACGTTCGCCGTGCAGCTCGCCAAGGCGTACGGCGCCGAGGTGACCGCGGTGTGCAGCACGAGGAACGTGGACCTGGTCCGCTCACTCGGCGCGGATCACGTCATCGACTACACCCGCGAGGACTTCACCCGGGGCGGCCGGCGGTACGACGTCGTACTGGACCTGGTGGGCAACCACTCGCTGGCCGAGTTCCGGCGCGCGATCACTCCCACCGGCACGCTCGTGCTGTCCGGCGGCGGCGTGTACGAGGGCGGCAGCGTCGTCGGACCGATGGGGCTCTTCTTCAAGAGGCGGCTGGCGGCGCCCTTCGCCCGCCAGCGGCTGCTCGAACTCCCGGCCAGGCAGAGCAGGGCGAACCTCGCGGCGCTGCGCGAACTCGCGGAGTCCGGGAAAATCGCCCCGGTCGTCGAGCGGACGTATCCGCTGAGCGAGGCGGCCGAGGCGATCCGGTACGTGGAGGTGGAGCACGCGCGCGCGAAGGTCGTCGTCACCGTGTGA
- a CDS encoding cupin domain-containing protein, producing the protein MLEVKPLEKPDERRDFPRGHLEAVHMTDLDFAVATFEPGWRWSESVGPIAGTESCQMHHNCYMAQGRLHIRMDEGGEQEVGPGDVFVCSPGHDAWVVGDEQVVVYDFQGQTAREYAKK; encoded by the coding sequence GTGTTGGAAGTGAAGCCGCTCGAGAAGCCCGACGAGCGCCGTGATTTCCCCCGCGGCCACCTCGAAGCCGTCCACATGACGGATCTCGACTTCGCCGTGGCGACTTTCGAGCCCGGCTGGCGCTGGTCGGAGTCCGTGGGCCCGATCGCGGGCACCGAGAGCTGTCAGATGCACCACAACTGCTACATGGCCCAGGGCCGTCTGCACATCCGCATGGACGAGGGCGGCGAACAGGAAGTCGGCCCCGGAGACGTCTTCGTCTGCTCCCCCGGTCATGACGCCTGGGTCGTGGGTGACGAGCAGGTCGTGGTCTACGACTTCCAGGGGCAGACGGCGAGGGAGTACGCGAAGAAGTAG
- a CDS encoding pyridoxal-phosphate dependent enzyme — translation MTTTTPPVTLDDVRDAAARLKGVAHRTPVLRSRTLDELVGAEVFLKCENFQRVGAFKFRGAYNAASRLTPEQLTRGIAAYSSGNHAQAVALAARELGTTAVIVMPEDAPPSKRAATLGYGAEIVTYDRYTGDRVAIGEALAAERGLALIPPYEHPHVIAGQGTASLELLEEVGELGALITPVGGGGLIAGSSTVAKGLHPDIRMIGVEPEAGDDTKRSLEAGRRISIPVPHTIADGQALHTPGELTFSVNRRLVDEIALVGDDDIRDAMRFAFERLKIVVEPSGATPLAALLTGRAGALPRRVGVIVSGGNVDAERFAELCGKRA, via the coding sequence GTGACGACCACCACCCCGCCGGTCACCCTCGACGACGTCCGTGATGCCGCCGCGCGCCTCAAGGGCGTCGCGCACCGCACGCCGGTGCTGCGCTCGCGGACACTCGACGAACTCGTCGGTGCCGAGGTCTTCCTCAAGTGCGAGAACTTCCAGCGCGTCGGCGCCTTCAAGTTCCGCGGCGCCTACAACGCGGCCTCGCGGCTGACGCCGGAGCAGCTCACCCGCGGAATCGCCGCCTACTCCTCCGGGAACCACGCCCAGGCCGTCGCCCTGGCCGCCCGGGAACTCGGCACCACCGCGGTGATCGTCATGCCCGAGGACGCCCCGCCGTCGAAGCGGGCGGCGACCCTCGGCTACGGCGCCGAGATCGTCACGTACGACCGCTACACCGGGGACCGCGTCGCGATCGGCGAGGCCCTGGCCGCCGAGCGCGGCCTCGCCCTCATTCCGCCCTACGAGCACCCGCATGTCATCGCGGGTCAGGGCACCGCGTCCCTCGAACTGCTCGAAGAGGTGGGGGAGTTGGGCGCACTCATCACGCCGGTCGGGGGCGGCGGACTGATCGCCGGCAGCTCCACGGTGGCCAAGGGCCTGCACCCGGACATCCGGATGATCGGCGTCGAGCCGGAGGCCGGCGACGACACCAAGCGATCCCTGGAAGCGGGGCGGCGCATCAGCATCCCGGTGCCGCACACCATCGCCGACGGGCAGGCCCTGCACACACCCGGGGAGCTGACCTTCTCCGTGAACCGGCGGCTCGTCGACGAGATCGCGCTGGTCGGCGACGACGACATCCGGGACGCGATGCGGTTCGCGTTCGAACGCCTGAAGATCGTCGTCGAGCCGAGCGGGGCCACCCCGCTGGCCGCCCTGCTCACCGGCCGGGCGGGTGCGCTGCCGCGCCGGGTCGGCGTGATCGTCTCCGGCGGCAACGTCGACGCCGAGCGCTTCGCCGAACTCTGCGGGAAGCGGGCCTGA
- a CDS encoding transcriptional regulator, whose amino-acid sequence MAAEQALESERDAIVAALTPVADGLAATFGPMCEVVLHDYRRPEKSVVAVAGSVTGRAVGGAMSEIGMRIVARGDGAGDELNYVTRTRNGKLVKASTMVLRDSTGTVFGALCVNLDVTAVSDAHALLGALAGIGGTPAEVPVTTFGNDIDSVVDAILDAHQLRQNGSWAALDRAHRLELFRGLDERGVFGVRRAIEQVAARLGISRASAYSYLSQARADARTATDRVTDRVTDRAAADGATDRAPDRATDRTTDRVTDRAATDKTSPGGHA is encoded by the coding sequence ATGGCGGCCGAACAGGCCCTGGAATCCGAGCGGGACGCGATCGTCGCCGCGCTGACGCCGGTCGCAGACGGGCTCGCGGCCACGTTCGGGCCGATGTGCGAGGTGGTCCTGCATGACTACCGGCGGCCGGAGAAGTCCGTGGTCGCCGTGGCCGGTTCGGTGACCGGGCGGGCCGTGGGCGGGGCGATGAGCGAGATCGGCATGCGGATCGTCGCGCGCGGCGACGGGGCGGGTGACGAGCTGAACTACGTCACCCGGACCCGTAACGGCAAGCTGGTCAAGGCGTCCACCATGGTGCTGCGGGACTCCACCGGCACCGTGTTCGGCGCCCTCTGCGTCAACCTCGACGTCACCGCCGTCAGTGACGCCCACGCCCTGCTCGGCGCCCTCGCCGGCATCGGCGGCACCCCGGCCGAGGTGCCGGTCACCACCTTCGGCAACGACATCGACTCCGTCGTCGACGCCATCCTCGACGCCCACCAGCTCCGGCAGAACGGCAGTTGGGCCGCTCTCGACCGCGCCCACCGCCTGGAGCTGTTCCGTGGCCTGGACGAGCGGGGCGTCTTCGGGGTGCGGCGCGCGATCGAACAGGTCGCGGCACGGCTCGGCATCTCCCGTGCGTCCGCGTACAGCTATCTGTCGCAGGCGCGGGCCGATGCCCGGACGGCGACGGACCGGGTGACGGACCGGGTGACGGACCGGGCGGCGGCAGACGGAGCGACCGATCGAGCGCCGGACCGCGCGACCGACCGCACAACCGACCGCGTGACCGACCGTGCAGCCACCGACAAGACATCCCCTGGAGGACACGCGTGA